In one Balaenoptera acutorostrata chromosome 5, mBalAcu1.1, whole genome shotgun sequence genomic region, the following are encoded:
- the LOC130708283 gene encoding ragulator complex protein LAMTOR5-like, with protein sequence MEETLKQCLEDTVKNPSTVGVLCTGSQALDLGCCRTLSDEHAGAIFVPAQQAAKLTSAPTDIPMVCLESGNIIMI encoded by the coding sequence ATGGAGGAGACCTTGAAGCAGTGCCTGGAGGACACAGTGAAGAATCCATCCACTGTTGGAGTCCTGTGCACAGGTTCACAAGCACTCGATCTGGGCTGCTGCAGAACCCTGTCAGATGAGCATGCTGGGGCGATATTTGTTCCAGCCCAGCAAGCAGCTAAGCTGACCTCGGCCCCCACTGATATTCCTATGGTGTGTCTAGAATCAGGGAACATTATCATGATCTAG